A genome region from Gossypium hirsutum isolate 1008001.06 chromosome A04, Gossypium_hirsutum_v2.1, whole genome shotgun sequence includes the following:
- the LOC107948667 gene encoding VQ motif-containing protein 4 produces MEISSSTTRSFQEHINFPSSPLNSPLHNNNGAAQIHTPPLTPHPTRSETNPYPTTFVQADTTTFKQVVQMLTGSSETAKQASSKAPSPPKQQQDPPPPLLSKSSFPIPPIKTNSPRKQSFKLYERRNSNLKNSLMMINTFVPSRSAEMLSPSLLDFPKLTLSPVTPLNEDPFNKSSPSLGNSSEEEKAIAEKGFYLHPSPMSTPRDTEPQLLPLFPLTSPRVSGPS; encoded by the coding sequence ATGGAGATTTCAAGTTCAACAACAAGATCATTTCAAGAACACATCAACTTCCCATCGTCTCCTTTAAACTCCCCACTCCACAACAACAATGGGGCTGCTCAAATTCACACCCCACCATTAACGCCACACCCCACCAGATCTGAAACCAACCCTTACCCAACAACCTTTGTCCAAGCTGACACAACAACTTTCAAACAAGTTGTCCAAATGCTCACTGGTTCCTCAGAAACTGCTAAACAAGCTTCCTCAAAAGCCCCATCACCACCCAAACAACAACAAGATCCACCACCACCATTGCTTTCAAAATCATCTTTCCCTATACCTCCCATCAAAACAAACTCTCCCAGAAAACAAAGTTTCAAACTTTATGAGAGGAGAAACAGTAACCTCAAGAACAGCCTCATGATGATCAACACCTTTGTGCCTTCCAGGAGTGCAGAGATGCTGTCCCCAAGCTTGCTTGACTTCCCAAAGCTAACACTTAGCCCAGTTACACCATTAAATGAAGATCCTTTCAACAAGTCTTCACCTTCTTTAGGGAATTCATCAGAAGAAGAGAAAGCTATAGCTGAGAAAGGCTTTTATTTGCACCCATCACCTATGTCGACTCCTAGAGACACCGAGCCTCAGCTTTTGCCATTGTTTCCACTCACATCACCAAGAGTTTCAGGTCCTTCTTAA
- the LOC107948665 gene encoding proline-rich extensin-like protein EPR1 isoform X1 — protein sequence MRSMKLSRFLHGQTDVQLLKENVPIVTYDNIKLYIDGISNEEPLNILLLELGIEFYQCDGWVLKPKEMYNDWASRQKFHVNDTLVFKYEKGLDSVLLVHKYDFFKCNMENPLKKMISGSSEFRFPQSGAFFFISGKDGHCQKGQKLITVVMAERNRAPFAHPPKPEPLISPHGLAVEAPEASFLWPAQSPEHHGPLFEPLETSILELKHHLRSHGPVLESLKASSPGPAYSPKHHTTVVEPPIASPPELGHSPEHPGHIAEPPKALSLVPVHSPKNHEASSPEPAHSPEHHSHVAESPEASSLVPAHSPKNHHPVGETPEVSSPGPAYSPRHHGPVFEPPETSILEPEHSLNHHGPVPEYLKASSPGPAYSLKHHSHVAESPKASSLVPAHSPKNDHPVGETPEASSPGPAYSPKHHGPVSELPQTSILEPEHSLKHHGPVLESLKASSPGPAYSPKHHSPVVEPPEASCPEQAQSPDHHGTIAEPPKASSPEPAPSPKHHGPVAEPAKASSPWPAHSPKYHGSIVEAPETSNLETKNSPKHYGPVLEPLKVSSLGPAHSPEHHGPVAEPAKASSQGPAHSPKHHGSVVKPPEISIPETKNSLKHDGPLLEPLKASSLGPAHCPEHHISVEEPPKALSAEPAYSPEHHDPVAEPAKAPSPVPAHSSKLNDHVPKPPKASSLGLAYSPKHHGPVVQPPETSNLEPNFSPEHHGPVAVMPKASSPEPAHSSEHYIHDPVGKPPKASSPGPALAPIASSVVVQSPKESFPLPATHSPMPHLPVANPPQVSSPKPETAPSPTSRAHLPIGYPPKAESPSLGLSPRPQTPSSTSPKASTPSHSHGASSATTPATTSTPLAQPPATSPSPAGSQSPIAASANVLLSASTPSRSFGNATSSSLLLLVASILLGVLPGSFWGGF from the exons ATGAGGAGCATGAAGCTAAGTCGATTCCTCCATGGCCAAACTGACGTTCAACTCTTGAAAGAGAATGTACCCATTGTTACTTATGATAATATCAAGCTTTACATTGATGGGATTTCTAATGAGGAGCCATTAAATATCCTTCTCCTTGAACTCGGCATTGAATTTTATCAATG TGATGGATGGGTTTTGAAGCCAAAGGAGATGTACAATGATTGGGCTAGTAGACAAAAGTTCCATGTTAATGACACTCTTG TTTTCAAGTATGAGAAAGGATTAGACTCGGTTTTGTTAGTACACAAATATGATTTCTTCAAGTGCaacatggaaaatcctttaaAGAAAATGATTAGTGGGAGTTCTGAGTTTCGGTTTCCTCAATCGGGTGCCTTCTTTTTCATCAGTGGGAAAGATGGTCATTGTCAAAAGGGTCAGAAATTGATTACTGTTGTTATGGCTGAGAGAAATAGAGCCCCATTTGCTCATCCACCAAAACCAGAACCTCTGATCTCACCTCATGGTCTGGCTGTAGAAGCTCCCGAAGCATCATTTTTGTGGCCAGCGCAGTCACCTGAGCATCATGGCCCTCTTTTTGAACCTCTTGAAACATCAATTCTAGAGCTGAAACACCATTTGAGGAGTCATGGTCCTGTTCTAGAATCTCTTAAAGCATCGTCTCCAGGGCCAGCATACTCTCCCAAGCATCATACCACTGTTGTAGAACCTCCCATTGCATCACCTCCCGAGCTAGGTCACTCTCCCGAGCATCCTGGCCATATTGCAGAACCACCTAAAGCCTTATCTCTGGTGCCTGTGCACTCTCCCAAGAATCATGAAGCATCATCTCCAGAGCCAGCGCACTCTCCCGAGCATCATAGCCATGTTGCAGAATCACCTGAAGCCTCATCTCTGGTGCCCGCACACTCTCCCAAGAATCATCACCCTGTTGGAGAAACTCCTGAAGTATCATCTCCGGGACCAGCATACTCACCCAGGCATCATGGCCCTGTTTTTGAACCCCCTGAAACATCAATTCTAGAGCCAGAACACTCTCTCAATCATCACGGCCCTGTTCCAGAATATCTCAAGGCATCATCTCCGGGGCCAGCATACTCACTCAAACATCATAGCCATGTTGCAGAATCACCTAAAGCCTCATCTCTGGTGCCTGCACACTCTCCCAAGAATGATCACCCTGTTGGAGAAACTCCTGAAGCATCATCTCCAGGACCAGCATACTCACCCAAGCATCATGGCCCTGTTTCTGAACTCCCTCAAACATCAATTCTAGAGCCAGAACACTCTCTCAAGCATCATGGCCCCGTTCTAGAATCTCTCAAAGCATCATCTCCGGGGCCAGCATACTCACCCAAACATCATAGCCCTGTTGTGGAACCCCCCGAAGCCTCATGTCCAGAGCAAGCACAGTCTCCCGATCATCATGGCACTATTGCAGAACCTCCCAAAGCCTCATCACCAGAGCCAGCCCCCTCTCCCAAGCACCATGGCCCTGTTGCAGAACCAGCCAAAGCCTCATCTCCATGGCCAGCACACTCACCCAAGTATCATGGCTCCATTGTAGAGGCCCCAGAAACATCGAATCTAGAGACAAAAAATTCTCCCAAGCACTATGGACCTGTTCTAGAACCTCTGAAAGTATCATCTCTTGGGCCAGCCCACTCTCCCGAGCATCATGGCCCTGTTGCAGAACCAGCCAAAGCCTCATCTCAGGGGCCAGCACACTCACCCAAGCATCATGGCTCTGTTGTAAAACCACCAGAAATATCAATTCCAGAGACAAAAAATTCTCTCAAGCACGATGGACCTCTTCTAGAACCTCTTAAAGCATCATCTCTAGGACCAGCACACTGTCCTGAGCATCATATTTCCGTTGAAGAACCTCCCAAAGCATTATCTGCAGAGCCAGCATACTCTCCCGAGCATCATGACCCTGTTGCAGAGCCTGCCAAAGCCCCATCCCCAGTGCCAGCTCACTCTTCCAAGCTCAATGATCATGTTCCAAAACCACCCAAAGCATCATCTCTTGGATTAGCATACTCACCCAAGCATCATGGCCCTGTCGTACAACCACCTGAAACCTCAAATCTAGAGCCAAATTTCTCTCCAGAGCATCATGGCCCTGTAGCAGTAATGCCCAAAGCATCATCTCCAGAGCCAGCACACTCTTCCGAGCATTACATTCATGACCCTGTTGGAAAACCGCCCAAAGCATCATCTCCGGGGCCAGCTTTGGCTCCCATAGCTTCATCCGTTGTTGTCCAATCTCCTAAAGAATCATTTCCATTACCAGCAACACACTCTCCCATGCCTCATCTCCCTGTTGCAAATCCTCCTCAAGTATCATCTCCAAAACCTGAAACAGCACCATCACCCACTTCAAGGGCACATCTCCCTATTGGATATCCTCCCAAAGCAGAATCACCATCACTAGGATTATCTCCAAGACCCCAAACACCATCTTCAACATCACCCAAAGCTTCAACTCCGTCCCATTCTCATGGAGCTTCTTCGGCAACAACACCAGCCACAACTTCAACTCCACTAGCTCAGCCACCAGCCACTTCACCTTCTCCAGCTGGTTCTCAATCACCAATAGCCGCTTCTGCCAATGTGTTGTTGTCAGCTTCAACACCTTCCAGGTCATTTGGCAATGCAACTTCTTCAAGCCTTTTGCTATTAGTTGCCAGTATCTTATTGGGTGTGCTACCCGGTAGCTTTTGGGGTGGCTTTTAG
- the LOC107948665 gene encoding proline-rich extensin-like protein EPR1 isoform X2, which translates to MYNDWASRQKFHVNDTLVFKYEKGLDSVLLVHKYDFFKCNMENPLKKMISGSSEFRFPQSGAFFFISGKDGHCQKGQKLITVVMAERNRAPFAHPPKPEPLISPHGLAVEAPEASFLWPAQSPEHHGPLFEPLETSILELKHHLRSHGPVLESLKASSPGPAYSPKHHTTVVEPPIASPPELGHSPEHPGHIAEPPKALSLVPVHSPKNHEASSPEPAHSPEHHSHVAESPEASSLVPAHSPKNHHPVGETPEVSSPGPAYSPRHHGPVFEPPETSILEPEHSLNHHGPVPEYLKASSPGPAYSLKHHSHVAESPKASSLVPAHSPKNDHPVGETPEASSPGPAYSPKHHGPVSELPQTSILEPEHSLKHHGPVLESLKASSPGPAYSPKHHSPVVEPPEASCPEQAQSPDHHGTIAEPPKASSPEPAPSPKHHGPVAEPAKASSPWPAHSPKYHGSIVEAPETSNLETKNSPKHYGPVLEPLKVSSLGPAHSPEHHGPVAEPAKASSQGPAHSPKHHGSVVKPPEISIPETKNSLKHDGPLLEPLKASSLGPAHCPEHHISVEEPPKALSAEPAYSPEHHDPVAEPAKAPSPVPAHSSKLNDHVPKPPKASSLGLAYSPKHHGPVVQPPETSNLEPNFSPEHHGPVAVMPKASSPEPAHSSEHYIHDPVGKPPKASSPGPALAPIASSVVVQSPKESFPLPATHSPMPHLPVANPPQVSSPKPETAPSPTSRAHLPIGYPPKAESPSLGLSPRPQTPSSTSPKASTPSHSHGASSATTPATTSTPLAQPPATSPSPAGSQSPIAASANVLLSASTPSRSFGNATSSSLLLLVASILLGVLPGSFWGGF; encoded by the exons ATGTACAATGATTGGGCTAGTAGACAAAAGTTCCATGTTAATGACACTCTTG TTTTCAAGTATGAGAAAGGATTAGACTCGGTTTTGTTAGTACACAAATATGATTTCTTCAAGTGCaacatggaaaatcctttaaAGAAAATGATTAGTGGGAGTTCTGAGTTTCGGTTTCCTCAATCGGGTGCCTTCTTTTTCATCAGTGGGAAAGATGGTCATTGTCAAAAGGGTCAGAAATTGATTACTGTTGTTATGGCTGAGAGAAATAGAGCCCCATTTGCTCATCCACCAAAACCAGAACCTCTGATCTCACCTCATGGTCTGGCTGTAGAAGCTCCCGAAGCATCATTTTTGTGGCCAGCGCAGTCACCTGAGCATCATGGCCCTCTTTTTGAACCTCTTGAAACATCAATTCTAGAGCTGAAACACCATTTGAGGAGTCATGGTCCTGTTCTAGAATCTCTTAAAGCATCGTCTCCAGGGCCAGCATACTCTCCCAAGCATCATACCACTGTTGTAGAACCTCCCATTGCATCACCTCCCGAGCTAGGTCACTCTCCCGAGCATCCTGGCCATATTGCAGAACCACCTAAAGCCTTATCTCTGGTGCCTGTGCACTCTCCCAAGAATCATGAAGCATCATCTCCAGAGCCAGCGCACTCTCCCGAGCATCATAGCCATGTTGCAGAATCACCTGAAGCCTCATCTCTGGTGCCCGCACACTCTCCCAAGAATCATCACCCTGTTGGAGAAACTCCTGAAGTATCATCTCCGGGACCAGCATACTCACCCAGGCATCATGGCCCTGTTTTTGAACCCCCTGAAACATCAATTCTAGAGCCAGAACACTCTCTCAATCATCACGGCCCTGTTCCAGAATATCTCAAGGCATCATCTCCGGGGCCAGCATACTCACTCAAACATCATAGCCATGTTGCAGAATCACCTAAAGCCTCATCTCTGGTGCCTGCACACTCTCCCAAGAATGATCACCCTGTTGGAGAAACTCCTGAAGCATCATCTCCAGGACCAGCATACTCACCCAAGCATCATGGCCCTGTTTCTGAACTCCCTCAAACATCAATTCTAGAGCCAGAACACTCTCTCAAGCATCATGGCCCCGTTCTAGAATCTCTCAAAGCATCATCTCCGGGGCCAGCATACTCACCCAAACATCATAGCCCTGTTGTGGAACCCCCCGAAGCCTCATGTCCAGAGCAAGCACAGTCTCCCGATCATCATGGCACTATTGCAGAACCTCCCAAAGCCTCATCACCAGAGCCAGCCCCCTCTCCCAAGCACCATGGCCCTGTTGCAGAACCAGCCAAAGCCTCATCTCCATGGCCAGCACACTCACCCAAGTATCATGGCTCCATTGTAGAGGCCCCAGAAACATCGAATCTAGAGACAAAAAATTCTCCCAAGCACTATGGACCTGTTCTAGAACCTCTGAAAGTATCATCTCTTGGGCCAGCCCACTCTCCCGAGCATCATGGCCCTGTTGCAGAACCAGCCAAAGCCTCATCTCAGGGGCCAGCACACTCACCCAAGCATCATGGCTCTGTTGTAAAACCACCAGAAATATCAATTCCAGAGACAAAAAATTCTCTCAAGCACGATGGACCTCTTCTAGAACCTCTTAAAGCATCATCTCTAGGACCAGCACACTGTCCTGAGCATCATATTTCCGTTGAAGAACCTCCCAAAGCATTATCTGCAGAGCCAGCATACTCTCCCGAGCATCATGACCCTGTTGCAGAGCCTGCCAAAGCCCCATCCCCAGTGCCAGCTCACTCTTCCAAGCTCAATGATCATGTTCCAAAACCACCCAAAGCATCATCTCTTGGATTAGCATACTCACCCAAGCATCATGGCCCTGTCGTACAACCACCTGAAACCTCAAATCTAGAGCCAAATTTCTCTCCAGAGCATCATGGCCCTGTAGCAGTAATGCCCAAAGCATCATCTCCAGAGCCAGCACACTCTTCCGAGCATTACATTCATGACCCTGTTGGAAAACCGCCCAAAGCATCATCTCCGGGGCCAGCTTTGGCTCCCATAGCTTCATCCGTTGTTGTCCAATCTCCTAAAGAATCATTTCCATTACCAGCAACACACTCTCCCATGCCTCATCTCCCTGTTGCAAATCCTCCTCAAGTATCATCTCCAAAACCTGAAACAGCACCATCACCCACTTCAAGGGCACATCTCCCTATTGGATATCCTCCCAAAGCAGAATCACCATCACTAGGATTATCTCCAAGACCCCAAACACCATCTTCAACATCACCCAAAGCTTCAACTCCGTCCCATTCTCATGGAGCTTCTTCGGCAACAACACCAGCCACAACTTCAACTCCACTAGCTCAGCCACCAGCCACTTCACCTTCTCCAGCTGGTTCTCAATCACCAATAGCCGCTTCTGCCAATGTGTTGTTGTCAGCTTCAACACCTTCCAGGTCATTTGGCAATGCAACTTCTTCAAGCCTTTTGCTATTAGTTGCCAGTATCTTATTGGGTGTGCTACCCGGTAGCTTTTGGGGTGGCTTTTAG
- the LOC107948668 gene encoding LOW QUALITY PROTEIN: pentatricopeptide repeat-containing protein At2g41720 (The sequence of the model RefSeq protein was modified relative to this genomic sequence to represent the inferred CDS: inserted 2 bases in 1 codon) codes for MTTLFHPLPIKFPLNSPTSTHSTTSKSLILCKKRNNDTAFEEHKSGFVDYDKGQHEVSTRVSGLRKAHIPKRYRLRVEGDRFQKDWTISEVVDRVLELNHWENVEPVLNRWVGRFARKNFPFLIKELTQRGAIEHSIKVFEWMKKQKNYCARTDIYNMMIRLHGRHKRTDRARGLFFEMQKWRCKPDVETYNALIHAHGQVGQWRWAMNIMEDMLSAAIPPSRSTYNNLINACGSSGNWREALKVCKKMTENGVGPDLVTHNIVLSAYKSGAQYSKALSYFELMKGTHIRPDTTTLNIVINCLVKLGQYGKAMDIFNSMRDERADSRPDIVCTXAEGIQPNIVSYNTLMAAYASHGMSKEAVAVFDQIKQNGFRPDVVSYTSLLNAYGRSQLPEKAREIFDMMKRNNCKPNLVSYNALIDAYGSNGLLAEAVEVLRQMEQDGIKPNIVSICTLLAACGRCRQKVNIDAILSAAELRCIKLNTVAYNSAIGSYMNFGEFEKAIALYKSMRKRKVLADSVTYTVLISGSHKLSRYSEALGFLDDMVGLKIPLTKEVYSSLICVYSKQGQVAEAESMFNMMKVSGCCPDVVAYTAMLHAYSSAENWAKASAIFLEMEENGIQPDSIACSALLRAFNKGGQPSKVLVLAKYMREKAIPLNDAVFFEMVSACSILQDWKTTIDLIELMEPWFPLVSIGLLNQLLHLLGKSGKTESMMKLFYKIIASGVPVSFNTYSILLKNLLAAENWRKYIEVLQWMEDSGIQPSKGMFVDIVSFSQKRCGVEYADKIKEKVGKLKLFLP; via the exons ATGACCACTCTATTCCATCCGCTCCCTATCAAATTCCCTCTCAACTCGCCAACTTCCACTCACTCCACTACCTCCAAATCCCTTATCCTTTGCAAGAAACGCAATAACGACACCGCGTTTGAGGAACATAAATCCGGGTTCGTCGACTACGACAAGGGCCAGCACGAGGTTTCCACTCGGGTGAGTGGACTCAGGAAGGCCCATATCCCTAAACGGTACCGTTTGCGTGTAGAAGGCGACCGCTTCCAGAAGGACTGGACCATATCTGAGGTGGTCGACCGAGTGCTGGAGCTCAATCATTGGGAAAATGTCGAACCGGTACTGAACCGGTGGGTTGGCCGTTTTGCTAGGAAAAATTTCCCCTTCCTCATTAAG GAACTGACACAAAGGGGTGCAATTGAACATAGTATAAAAGTATTTGAGTGGATGAAAAAGCAGAAGAACTACTGTGCACGAACTGATATCTACAATATGATGATAAGATTACATGGTAGACATAAACGGACAGATCGGGCTAGGGGGTTGTTCTTTGAAATGCAAAAGTGGAG GTGCAAGCCTGATGTTGAGACATACAATGCTCTTATCCATGCACATGGTCAAGTTGGTCAATGGCGTTGGGCTATGAATATCATGGAAGACATGCTCAGTGCAGCT ATCCCTCCAAGTCGATCAACTTATAACAACTTGATAAACGCTTGTGGATCTAGTGGAAACTGGAGAGAAGCTCTGAAGGTTTGCAAGAAAATGACGGAAAATGGAGTTGGACCAGATCTGGTGACACATAACATTGTATTGTCAGCATATAAGAGTGGGGCCCAGTATTCAAAAGCTTTATCTTATTTTGAATTGATGAAAGGGACACATATTCGTCCTGATACAACTACACTGAATATTGTGATAAATTGCCTAGTGAAGCTCGGACAATATGGAAAAGCTATGGATATATTTAATTCCATGAGAGATGAGAGAGCAGATTCCCGACCTGACATCGTTTGCAC TGCAGAAGGTATACAACCCAATATTGTTTCATATAACACACTAATGGCTGCATATGCTTCACATGGAATGAGTAAAGAGGCAGTTGCTGTTTTTGACCAGATAAAACAAAATGGATTTCGTCCAGATGTTGTTTCTTATACTTCTTTACTTAATGCTTATGGAAGATCGCAGCTACCTGAAAAAGCTAGAGAAATTTTTGATATGATGAAGAGAAACAATTGTAAACCTAATCTTGTAAGTTATAATGCATTGATTGATGCCTATGGATCCAATGGTTTATTAGCTGAGGCTGTAGAAGTCTTGCGTCAAATGGAGCAAGATGGGATTAAGCCAAACATTGTCTCAATTTGCACCCTTTTAGCTGCCTGTGGGCGCTGTCGGCAGAAAGTGAATATTGATGCTATACTCTCAGCAGCTGAGCTGCGATGTATCAAACTGAATACAGTTGCCTACAATTCAGCAATTGGAAGCTATATGAATTTCGGAGAGTTTGAGAAGGCGATAGCTTTGTACAAATCCATGAGGAAAAGGAAAGTCTTAGCAGATTCTGTTACTTATACAGTATTAATAAGTGGTTCCCATAAACTGTCCAGATATAGTGAGGCACTTGGGTTTCTTGATGACATGGTTGGTTTAAAAATTCCCTTAACGAAGGAGGTGTACTCATCTCTTATTTGTGTCTACAGTAAACAG GGCCAAGTTGCTGAAGCTGAATCAATGTTCAACATGATGAAGGTTTCTGGTTGTTGTCCTGATGTTGTTGCATATACTGCGATGCTGCATGCTTATAGTTCTGCAG AAAATTGGGCAAAAGCTTCTGCAATCTTCCTAGAGATGGAAGAAAATGGTATCCAACCAGACTCTATAGCATGTTCTGCTCTACTGCGAGCTTTTAACAAGGGAGGACAACCATCCAAAGTTCTTGTTTTGGCAAAGTATATGAGAGAGAAAGCAATTCCTTTAAATGATGCTGTTTTCTTTGAAATGGTATCAGCTTGTAGCAT TTTGCAAGATTGGAAGACTACAATTGACCTGATCGAACTAATGGAGCCTTGGTTCCCTTTGGTTTCCATTGGGCTTTTGAATCAGCTTCTTCATCTGCTTGGGAAGAGTGGAAAGACTGAATCCATGATGAAG CTGTTTTACAAGATAATAGCATCAGGTGTTCCAGTCAGTTTCAACACCTACTCAATCTTGTTGAAAAATCTGTTGGCAGCTGAAAATTGGCGGAAATATATCGAG GTTCTTCAGTGGATGGAGGATTCCGGAATTCAACCTTCGAAAGGGATGTTTGTTGATATTGTCTCCTT